A stretch of the Luteolibacter arcticus genome encodes the following:
- a CDS encoding fibronectin type III domain-containing protein: MNRSQFLRLSTVGAAAFAFRPRWAMGAINYDFQGTPAGLRPYLQTPRPDSVWVSWWTDANTQTHVDFGTSAGALTQTVSGTVNAMGTNYRYHSVRLTGLQPNTYYYYRARTENVTSEVFRFRTPKAIGTATGKFRVMVIGDNQIIDPEQRRYERLVERAKKKVEDLYGAPIEEAIDLVLMPGDQVDVGTLEHYRHLHFKFCGWISPNVPIMTTIGNHETYSDPGLANYKAIFRYDDLTCLGVTSTDPEVYYAYQLANIAFVHTSSEHTTAAQTTWVQNVVNAANAAPGLDWMISLCHRPYQAEQYIGDISNWLRTTAMPVLAQTQKHVLNIGAHHHLYARGQTREWPVYHIISGGSAWDQFWGQSTESNYDDVQKTIAHWSWQLIEFDLDARTMDVRCFSEANVRFPTATRWSYNSRLVDQFARKLGVTAAPQKPSLTNTFSAPVALPVELTSSPYQTASSEPMNSTWFQVAADAGFTNLKIDRIRDVENLYGDTGAPLYEPVNTHAGVDILRFTIATSGLPNGTYHARVRHRDTNTLWSSWSNAVSFTIQGSVAADAKLTLQKTVYPPNENIGVAFENGAGHVRDWIGIYQKGQTPGPTGSTTWYYLNNTTGAPGTAIRNGSLNFTHDLPVGEWFVAFFTADGYTEIAPRVPFYVGSMVTLTATEEAYDEGETARINFTGAPGGAQDWIGIYQVGTSPGSTEAVTWQRAGQAAGFRDFTALAKGYYYAAFMVNNGYQEISTRVPFSVGTLISTVSMESAQVQQGSDFNVNFSNGPGIPKDWIGIFKEGEVPGVNVLTAYIYFAGATSGSVTFHLPELPPGNYFLAMFTNDSYTEVSNRVTFSVVGKAPLEFEQAELEGNQMRLRWKSEPGKTYKVQKSDLVNGWSDVRSVTATATSHEELVPVNLATEPKCFFRVTDE, encoded by the coding sequence GTGAATCGTTCCCAGTTCCTCCGTCTTTCCACTGTCGGTGCCGCCGCCTTCGCCTTCCGACCCCGCTGGGCGATGGGTGCCATCAACTACGATTTCCAAGGCACCCCGGCCGGGCTACGGCCCTACCTCCAGACCCCGCGGCCGGACTCGGTCTGGGTGTCCTGGTGGACGGATGCCAACACACAAACCCACGTCGATTTCGGCACCTCCGCGGGTGCGCTGACGCAAACCGTCAGCGGGACGGTGAATGCGATGGGCACGAACTATCGCTACCACAGCGTGCGGCTCACGGGACTCCAGCCGAACACCTATTACTACTACAGGGCTCGTACTGAGAACGTCACCTCGGAGGTCTTCCGCTTCCGCACGCCGAAGGCGATCGGCACGGCGACCGGGAAGTTCCGCGTGATGGTCATCGGCGACAACCAGATCATCGATCCGGAGCAGCGCCGCTACGAACGTCTCGTCGAACGCGCCAAGAAGAAGGTGGAGGACCTCTATGGCGCGCCGATCGAGGAGGCGATCGATCTCGTGCTGATGCCCGGCGACCAGGTGGACGTCGGCACGCTGGAGCACTACCGCCATTTGCATTTCAAGTTCTGCGGCTGGATCTCTCCCAACGTGCCGATCATGACCACGATCGGCAACCACGAGACCTACAGCGATCCGGGCCTCGCGAATTACAAGGCGATCTTCCGCTACGATGACCTGACCTGCCTCGGCGTCACCAGCACGGATCCCGAGGTCTACTACGCCTATCAGCTCGCGAACATCGCCTTCGTCCACACCTCCAGCGAGCACACCACCGCGGCCCAAACGACCTGGGTGCAGAACGTCGTCAACGCGGCCAATGCCGCGCCCGGCCTCGATTGGATGATCAGCCTCTGCCACCGCCCCTATCAGGCGGAGCAATACATCGGCGACATCTCCAACTGGCTGCGCACCACCGCCATGCCGGTGCTCGCGCAAACGCAGAAGCACGTGCTGAACATCGGTGCGCACCATCACCTCTACGCACGCGGCCAGACGCGCGAGTGGCCGGTCTATCACATCATCTCCGGCGGCAGCGCCTGGGACCAGTTCTGGGGCCAGTCGACCGAGTCGAACTACGACGATGTCCAGAAGACCATCGCCCACTGGTCATGGCAATTGATCGAGTTCGACCTCGATGCCCGCACCATGGACGTCCGCTGCTTTTCCGAAGCCAACGTGCGTTTCCCCACCGCGACCCGCTGGTCGTACAACAGCCGGCTGGTGGACCAGTTCGCCCGCAAGCTCGGTGTCACCGCCGCCCCGCAGAAGCCGTCATTGACCAATACCTTCAGCGCTCCCGTGGCGCTGCCGGTCGAACTCACGAGTTCGCCCTACCAGACAGCGAGCAGCGAACCGATGAACAGCACCTGGTTCCAGGTCGCCGCGGACGCTGGCTTCACCAATCTCAAGATCGACCGCATCCGCGACGTGGAGAATCTCTACGGCGACACCGGCGCGCCGCTGTATGAACCGGTGAACACGCATGCCGGCGTGGATATCCTGCGCTTTACAATCGCCACCTCGGGACTGCCGAATGGAACCTACCACGCCCGGGTCCGCCACCGGGACACGAACACCTTGTGGTCATCATGGTCGAACGCGGTGAGCTTCACGATCCAAGGCAGCGTCGCCGCGGATGCGAAGCTCACGCTTCAGAAGACCGTCTATCCTCCCAACGAGAACATCGGCGTCGCCTTCGAGAACGGCGCAGGCCACGTCAGGGACTGGATCGGCATCTATCAGAAGGGCCAGACACCGGGGCCCACTGGCTCCACCACTTGGTACTATCTCAACAACACCACCGGCGCTCCCGGGACGGCGATCCGCAACGGCTCGCTGAACTTCACCCACGACCTGCCCGTCGGCGAATGGTTCGTGGCCTTCTTCACGGCAGACGGCTACACCGAGATCGCCCCGCGCGTGCCCTTCTACGTGGGCAGCATGGTGACGCTCACTGCCACCGAGGAGGCCTACGACGAGGGCGAAACCGCGCGCATCAATTTCACCGGTGCTCCCGGTGGAGCGCAGGACTGGATCGGCATCTATCAGGTCGGCACCAGTCCCGGCTCGACGGAGGCCGTGACATGGCAACGCGCCGGCCAAGCCGCCGGCTTCCGCGATTTCACCGCACTGGCGAAGGGCTACTACTACGCCGCCTTCATGGTGAACAACGGCTACCAGGAAATCAGCACGCGTGTTCCATTCTCGGTTGGCACGCTGATTTCCACCGTCAGTATGGAATCCGCGCAGGTCCAGCAGGGCAGCGACTTCAACGTGAACTTCAGCAACGGCCCCGGCATCCCCAAGGACTGGATCGGGATTTTCAAGGAAGGCGAGGTCCCGGGAGTGAACGTGCTCACTGCCTACATCTACTTCGCCGGCGCCACTTCGGGCAGCGTGACCTTCCATCTGCCGGAGCTCCCGCCGGGCAACTACTTCCTGGCGATGTTCACGAACGACTCCTACACCGAAGTCTCCAACCGCGTGACTTTTAGCGTCGTGGGAAAAGCTCCCCTTGAGTTCGAGCAGGCCGAGCTTGAGGGAAATCAGATGCGCCTGCGCTGGAAGTCGGAGCCGGGAAAGACCTACAAGGTCCAGAAAAGCGACCTCGTGAACGGCTGGTCCGACGTGCGCAGCGTCACTGCCACCGCCACCAGCCATGAGGAATTGGTGCCCGTGAATCTTGCCACCGAACCGAAGTGCTTCTTCCGCGTGACCGACGAGTGA
- a CDS encoding DUF5690 family protein: protein MAVTKLRSSLERNQLLFTVFASLAAFSCYYCMYAFRRPFAAAGYDGAQLQVAIAGRLIEAKTIFLIAQVLGYCVSKFAGVKFCSELPRARLGGALLACIGVSWLALLGFAVLPVGWKPVALFFNGMPLGVVWGLVVRYLEGRKVSELLLAALSCSYILASGEVKRIGAWLLEKGVAEYWMPFTTGALFVIPFAASVGLLSLLPPPSAEDEMLRARRQVMNRGERLAFAKRFLPGLILLCFFYLFLTAYRDFRDSYQSDLFAEMGIADAAAFSRTERPVAFGVMLLLGLAFLVKGARRGLATVCLLMISGMVVLGASTLMFRAGKIGGETWMMAGGFGAYLTYVPFGSVLFDRIIAATRFSGTAVFAIYLADALGYSGSVGMMLYRDVFAGEASRLEFFRDFSLWLAIGGLPLLLAASVYFLGRAKLAPGS from the coding sequence ATGGCCGTTACGAAGCTGCGATCTTCCTTGGAGCGGAATCAGTTGCTCTTCACGGTCTTCGCGTCGCTAGCGGCGTTTTCGTGCTATTATTGCATGTATGCCTTCCGGCGGCCGTTCGCCGCTGCGGGGTATGATGGTGCCCAACTCCAGGTCGCCATTGCGGGCCGGCTCATTGAGGCAAAGACCATCTTCCTGATCGCCCAGGTGCTAGGCTACTGCGTTTCGAAGTTCGCCGGTGTCAAGTTTTGCTCGGAGCTGCCGCGCGCCCGGCTCGGCGGTGCCTTGCTCGCGTGCATCGGCGTCTCGTGGCTCGCGCTGCTCGGGTTCGCGGTGTTGCCGGTCGGGTGGAAGCCCGTGGCACTGTTCTTCAATGGCATGCCGCTCGGCGTGGTGTGGGGGCTGGTGGTGCGTTATCTTGAGGGCAGGAAGGTCTCCGAGCTGCTGCTCGCGGCGCTGTCCTGCTCGTACATCCTCGCCAGCGGCGAGGTGAAACGGATCGGTGCGTGGCTGCTGGAGAAAGGCGTGGCCGAGTACTGGATGCCTTTCACCACCGGTGCCCTGTTCGTAATTCCGTTCGCGGCATCGGTCGGGCTGCTTTCGCTGCTGCCGCCACCCTCCGCGGAGGATGAGATGCTGCGCGCCCGCCGCCAGGTGATGAATCGCGGTGAGCGGCTGGCCTTCGCCAAGCGCTTCCTGCCGGGGCTGATCCTGCTCTGCTTCTTTTACCTGTTCCTCACCGCCTACCGGGATTTTCGTGACAGCTATCAATCCGACCTTTTCGCTGAAATGGGCATTGCCGATGCGGCGGCGTTTTCGAGGACCGAGCGGCCGGTGGCGTTCGGCGTGATGCTGCTGTTAGGGCTGGCCTTTCTCGTGAAGGGCGCGCGCCGCGGTCTGGCGACGGTATGCCTGCTGATGATCTCGGGGATGGTGGTGCTCGGCGCTTCGACGCTGATGTTCCGCGCCGGGAAGATCGGTGGCGAAACCTGGATGATGGCGGGCGGCTTCGGTGCTTACCTGACCTACGTGCCCTTCGGCAGCGTGCTCTTCGACCGCATCATCGCCGCCACCCGCTTTTCGGGGACGGCGGTGTTTGCGATCTATCTGGCCGATGCGCTCGGCTACTCCGGGTCGGTGGGGATGATGCTTTATCGCGATGTGTTTGCCGGCGAGGCGAGCCGGCTGGAGTTCTTCCGTGACTTCAGCCTGTGGCTCGCCATTGGCGGGCTGCCGTTGCTACTAGCGGCCTCGGTTTATTTTCTCGGCCGCGCGAAGCTAGCTCCCGGCTCGTGA
- a CDS encoding TetR/AcrR family transcriptional regulator: MSAVAGDSKVATKQRLIEAAEELFADEGFDRVSVRDITTKAGANVAAVNYHFGSREGLIAVVLTRYINPVNEERLARLEALERRAAGKPVPIEEILDAFIRPFATQVRRSELSEKIFFKLMGRMFGHGCDMPPVVDQLFTTMATRFFKAFARSVPGLAADDIWWRIHLMSGSMIHTMAHGEKLQRLSGGEAGNPTMEQTLSRFIRFAAAGMRQGSEAVSDETKPQGPQVEFPF, encoded by the coding sequence ATGAGCGCAGTTGCAGGAGATTCCAAGGTCGCCACCAAGCAGCGTTTGATCGAAGCCGCGGAGGAATTGTTTGCCGACGAGGGCTTCGACCGGGTCTCGGTCCGCGACATCACCACCAAGGCCGGCGCGAATGTGGCGGCCGTCAATTACCACTTCGGGAGCCGCGAGGGACTGATCGCCGTGGTGCTGACCCGCTACATCAATCCGGTCAACGAGGAGCGCCTCGCCCGCCTCGAAGCGCTGGAACGCCGCGCCGCCGGCAAGCCCGTGCCGATTGAGGAAATTCTCGACGCTTTCATCCGCCCTTTCGCCACCCAAGTGCGGCGATCGGAACTTTCCGAGAAGATCTTCTTCAAGCTGATGGGCCGCATGTTCGGCCACGGCTGCGACATGCCGCCGGTGGTGGACCAACTTTTCACCACCATGGCCACGCGTTTCTTCAAGGCCTTCGCCCGCTCCGTTCCGGGTCTGGCCGCGGACGATATCTGGTGGCGCATCCACCTCATGTCCGGCTCGATGATCCACACCATGGCGCATGGCGAAAAGCTCCAGCGCCTGTCCGGTGGCGAGGCGGGCAATCCGACCATGGAGCAGACGCTTTCGCGCTTCATCCGCTTCGCCGCCGCCGGCATGCGCCAAGGCAGCGAGGCTGTTTCGGATGAAACCAAGCCGCAGGGACCCCAGGTGGAGTTCCCCTTCTAA
- a CDS encoding efflux transporter outer membrane subunit yields MSPSRASAAIAMAALLGGCALQSPGSRMEMAGGAPDSWSATKEARSGVDHRWVRTIGGSPLVSLVDEAQRSNPSLKASAARVAQAAALARIAGAERFPSLGAGTQASRQKQNFLGQTSTASTFGVSLQAAWEVDLWGKIKAGAEAAIADAEAQQQADRALRSSLAAQVSKAWLAVAESNEQVALAEQAVKSREESSTLVRERFERAIAEDGGSAAQVRLSETELATTRSDLERRRGERERALRQLELLLGRYPSGNVAAAAKLPKLPPAPPSGLPSELLLRRPDILAAERQLAAAGRRHDQAVKALYPSFSLTGSLGTSTDQLEDILKSSAGVWSLGGSLTQPIFQGGRLRGGIEQADAAEREAIADLQRVVLDAFGEVEQSLITEIYLRRQEKELSQTVELSQDAAARAGEEFRNGNGGVLTYLAAQNRQIEAGAALASVRRLLLDNRVNLHLALGGDVVLRGP; encoded by the coding sequence ATGAGTCCCTCCCGCGCGAGCGCCGCCATCGCCATGGCAGCCCTGTTAGGTGGCTGCGCCTTGCAATCGCCGGGCTCGCGAATGGAGATGGCCGGCGGTGCACCGGATTCGTGGTCCGCCACGAAAGAAGCACGCTCCGGAGTGGACCACCGCTGGGTGCGGACCATCGGCGGCTCGCCTTTGGTATCATTGGTGGATGAAGCACAGCGCTCGAATCCCAGCTTGAAAGCCTCCGCCGCGCGGGTCGCTCAGGCCGCGGCCCTAGCAAGGATCGCCGGCGCAGAACGCTTTCCCTCGCTCGGCGCGGGCACGCAGGCGTCGCGTCAGAAGCAGAACTTTCTCGGTCAAACTTCCACCGCCAGCACCTTCGGCGTCTCGCTTCAAGCCGCTTGGGAAGTCGATCTCTGGGGCAAGATCAAGGCCGGTGCCGAGGCGGCGATTGCCGATGCCGAAGCGCAGCAACAGGCCGACCGGGCGCTGCGCTCGTCGCTCGCCGCACAGGTTTCAAAGGCATGGCTCGCCGTGGCCGAGTCGAATGAGCAGGTCGCGCTCGCCGAGCAAGCGGTGAAGTCGCGGGAAGAGTCCTCCACCCTGGTGCGCGAACGCTTCGAGCGTGCGATCGCGGAAGACGGCGGCTCCGCGGCGCAGGTTCGCCTCAGCGAAACCGAACTCGCCACCACCAGGTCCGACCTCGAGCGCCGCCGCGGTGAACGAGAGCGTGCGCTGCGACAGCTCGAACTTCTGTTAGGCCGCTACCCCTCGGGCAATGTCGCCGCTGCGGCGAAGTTGCCCAAGCTCCCCCCTGCGCCGCCATCCGGCTTGCCCTCGGAGCTACTCTTGCGCCGGCCGGACATCCTCGCCGCGGAGCGCCAGCTCGCCGCCGCCGGACGTCGCCATGACCAAGCGGTGAAGGCGCTCTATCCAAGTTTTTCGCTGACCGGCAGCCTAGGCACCTCGACCGACCAGCTTGAAGACATTCTCAAAAGCTCCGCCGGCGTGTGGTCGCTCGGCGGCAGCCTGACCCAGCCGATATTCCAAGGCGGCCGCCTGCGCGGTGGCATCGAGCAAGCGGATGCCGCGGAGCGTGAGGCCATCGCGGATCTCCAGCGCGTGGTGCTCGATGCCTTCGGCGAGGTCGAGCAGTCATTGATCACCGAGATCTACCTGCGCCGGCAGGAGAAGGAACTCTCGCAGACGGTCGAGCTTTCGCAGGACGCCGCCGCCCGCGCCGGTGAAGAGTTTCGCAATGGCAACGGCGGGGTGCTCACCTACCTCGCTGCCCAAAATCGCCAGATCGAGGCCGGTGCCGCGCTGGCCTCCGTCCGTCGCCTGTTGCTCGACAACCGCGTGAACCTGCACCTCGCCCTCGGCGGCGATGTGGTGCTGCGCGGCCCTTGA
- a CDS encoding efflux RND transporter periplasmic adaptor subunit: MKRIFRILIAAVILLGGFAMFVLLAKLKKTPLPSHPPKASQEVETVTARKLELQIAIPAQGTVEPVTVTRAAAEVEGTVIAVGAEFEAGGHFKTGDMLLEIDPSDYKAALAQTEASLAEAKLQVAQEEMRAEQAKRDWERIATPGQVANDLVRRIPQLAAAHAKVEAGQAAVDKAMKDLERTKLRAPYDGRIRKKLVDLGTRVAKAGPLAEFYATDVLEVRLPVPRQDAAFFDLRGQEITLREAGGTRTWKAVVDRTEGEIQRENRSIIVVACIDGKAPDAPLPGQFVHTDIEGRKIPNVVRVPRRAFAKSDRVMIVSDGHTITTRPVKIIRTEKEDVLVSEGIEDGEQLCVTALTAVIEGMEVEVVARDGKEAP, translated from the coding sequence ATGAAACGCATCTTCCGCATCCTGATCGCCGCAGTCATTTTGCTCGGTGGTTTCGCCATGTTTGTCCTGCTGGCGAAGCTGAAGAAAACCCCGCTGCCCTCCCACCCGCCGAAGGCGTCGCAGGAGGTGGAAACGGTCACCGCGCGGAAGCTGGAACTTCAAATCGCGATCCCCGCCCAGGGAACCGTCGAGCCCGTCACCGTCACCCGCGCCGCAGCGGAAGTGGAAGGTACGGTGATCGCAGTAGGTGCCGAATTCGAGGCCGGCGGTCATTTCAAGACCGGCGACATGCTGCTTGAGATCGACCCTTCCGACTACAAGGCCGCGCTCGCCCAGACCGAGGCTTCGCTTGCCGAGGCCAAGCTGCAGGTCGCGCAGGAAGAAATGCGCGCCGAACAGGCGAAGCGCGACTGGGAGCGGATCGCGACGCCCGGTCAGGTTGCAAACGACCTCGTCCGACGTATTCCCCAACTCGCCGCCGCTCATGCAAAAGTCGAAGCCGGCCAAGCCGCCGTCGACAAGGCCATGAAGGATTTGGAGCGTACCAAACTCCGTGCCCCCTACGACGGCCGCATCCGCAAGAAGCTGGTCGATCTGGGCACCCGCGTCGCGAAGGCCGGGCCGCTCGCCGAATTCTATGCGACCGACGTCCTTGAAGTCCGCCTGCCGGTGCCGCGACAGGATGCAGCCTTCTTCGACCTCCGCGGCCAGGAAATCACGCTACGCGAAGCCGGTGGGACTCGCACCTGGAAGGCCGTGGTTGATCGCACCGAGGGCGAGATCCAGCGCGAGAACCGCTCGATCATCGTCGTCGCCTGCATCGACGGGAAGGCTCCCGATGCACCGCTGCCGGGGCAATTCGTCCACACCGATATCGAAGGCCGGAAGATTCCTAATGTGGTTCGCGTGCCACGCCGCGCCTTCGCCAAGAGCGATCGCGTGATGATCGTCAGCGACGGCCACACGATCACCACCCGCCCGGTGAAAATCATCCGCACCGAGAAAGAGGACGTGCTCGTATCCGAGGGCATCGAGGACGGCGAGCAACTCTGTGTGACCGCCTTGACCGCGGTGATCGAGGGCATGGAGGTCGAGGTCGTGGCCCGCGACGGAAAGGAGGCTCCGTGA